The nucleotide sequence CGCCGCCTGCCACACGATCGGGGCGAAGGAGGGCGCGAAGCCGGGGAAGCAGCCGATCGGGCCGGACCTGCACGGGGTGACCCGGAAGCGGGACCGCGCCTGGCTGGTCCGCTGGCTGGCGGAACCGGACAAGATGCTGGCAGAGAAGGATCCGCTGGCCTCGGCATTGCTGGCGGAATACGGCAATGTGCCGATGCCCAACCTGCGGCTGGGTGTCGACGAAATCAAAGCCTTGCTCACCTATATCGACGAGGAAAGCATGCGACAACCGTTGCCGTGACGCCTTAGGTTGCAGCGACAAATGAACTTGTAATTCAACGTCTTACCCGATTTTTTCCAACTTCTCCCGCTTCCCCCCCGTCCCTCTTCCCCCCCGACAACCCCCGTGTGGATCCATAACTTACTGAAACTATAACAGATTACTGCGATTCATCCCGCTGGCACTGTCTGTGCAGCCATACCCACTCGAAGCGGTGACTGTTCAGTACAGCGAAAGGGGATAAATCCGCCATGATGGAAAGACACGCGGCTCCGGGTAGGCGGATCAGAAAGACCATATATTACTTCACCTATTACTTCATCGGGGCAGCGCTCTGCGGCTTCCTCAATGTTTCTATCGCCCCGGCGACGGAGCTCGACGATTTCGGTCCTCCGCCCGAGGGAGACCCGTCCGCGCAGACCGGGCCTTTCATCGGGCTCCAGTTCGCAGACAACGCCCTCCGCGGGGTTCCGCCCGCAAACGAAGGGGCCTTGATCCTCCAGGATAACGTCCAGGGAACCGTGGAAAGCGTGGGCGTCAACATCGTGCCGCCGCCCCGCCCGCGGGACGGTATTTTCAACATTCCCACCAACAGCAAGCCGAGCCCGCTCTTCGGCGCCCAGTCGTTCACCCAGCAGATGCTGCTCTTCGAGGAGTTCGGCCCCGAGGCGCTGAACGACAACACGCCTCTCCAGACCGGCACCTTCCCGATGCCGGTGGACAACCAGAGCGGGCCGGTGGGCACAGCGCTGGAAACGTTCCTGGCCGGAGCGGGGATCGGGCCGTACCCCACGCGGGTCTCGAACACGGTGGACCTCAACCCCTGGAAAACGGCGATCGAAAGTTTCCTCGGCCGGCCGATCCTCGCGCCCCCCGCCGAAGGAAGGCCGCCGGGAGAAGGGTGGGCCCACCAGCGGTGGAACGAATTCAAGCCCCAGTCCTTCTTCAAGACCGCCCAGGCGGGCGCGCGCACGAACGGCGGTTTCCGCGACGGCAAACAGAGGCACCAGTACAGCGCGGGGGAATTCGGCCCGGGCGGGCTCTACCACACCGTCTACGGGACCAACGACAACGCCGCCATCCTCGTCGGATCCACGGCCGGCCTGGAGATCCGGTTCCACCCGAACATGCCCATCCAGGACCCGAAAGCGCTCTGGACCTTCGACGGAACCCTTCCGCCGAAGCTGCTCATGGCGCGCCACGGACAACCGATCATGATGCGCCACTACAACGCGCTGCCGATCGACCCGACGGCGAACCGCGGCTTCGGGCTGCACACGATCACCACGCACGAGCACAACGGCCACTCCCCGGCCGAGAGCGACGGCTACACCAACGCCTTCTTCTTCCCGGGGCAGTTCTACGACTACCGCTGGCCGCTGCAGCTCGCCGGGTACGACAGCATCAACACGGACGCGACCGACCCCAGGGCGGCGTTCCCCTGCTCGCCGGAGGAAACGCTCTTCGTCAACGACTCCGCCGACAACACCGTGACCCCGAAAACCTGCGTGAACGGGTCCATCCGGATCCGCGGCGACTGGCACGAGACGATGAGCACCCACTGGTTCCACGACCACATGCTCGATTTCACGGCGCAGAACGTCTACAAGGGCAACGCCGTGATGATGAACTACTACAGCGCGCTGGATCGCGGGAACGAGACGTTCAGCGACGGGATCAACCTCCGCCTGCCGAGCGGAACGGCGCTCCCCTGGGGCAACCGCGACTACGACGTCAACCTGGTGATCGCCGACAAGGCGTGGGACCAGAGCGGACAACTCTGGTTCAACATCTTCAACACGGACGGCTTCCTGGGCGACCACCTGTTCGCCAACTGGCTCTACCACCCCTACTTCGAGGTGCGCGCGCGCCGCTACCGGTTCCGCATCCTGAACGGCTCGGTGTCCCGCTACTTATCGATCGCGCTGGTTCGCCAGCGCAACGACACGGACGGAGAGCTGCCCGGCCCGGGCGGCTCCGGGATTTCCTACGACCGGGTCCCCTTCCACATGATCGCCAACGACGGCAACATCATGGAGCACGCGGTCCCCTTCGACGGAAACATGGACCTCGACGGCGACGGCATCGGGGTCCCCGACGATTTCAAGGGCATTCTCCCGACCCAGGGCATCGCGGAGCGATACGACATCGTCGTGGACTTCAAGAGGCACGGCATCCAGCCCGGCGACAGGCTGTACTTCGTAAACGTGCTCGAACACCGGGACGGACGGGGCGTCAGCGGCAAGATCCCGCTGGGGAACATCCTGTCCGGGAATTACCAGGCCCGGCTCCGGGACAACAACAACGACGGCGTGCCCGACGAATGGGAACAGGGGGACCCGGCGGTCGGCAAGTTCCTCGAATTCCGAGTCGTCGCCCACTCCGGGGGGGACCCGAGCATGAACCCGGACGACTTCATCCCGGGCCGGCAAACGATGATCCCGCTGCTCATCCATTCCGAACCGGACGGGAAACTTCCTTCGGCGCTGGAGAACGTGCGGCACCGCACGTTCGAGTTCGGCCGCTCGGAGGGGACCGACGCGACCCCGTGGACCATCAAGACGGACGACGGGGTGCCGTACCCCGGCGCCCCCTCACCCCTTCCCCCGGCGCTTGGATTCCACATGGATCCCCGGCGGGTGTCGGCAGCGCCGCAACTGGCCACCGGCCCGACGCAGGGGGGCTTCAGCGGCGGAGTCCCGTGGGAGGTCTGGACCATCAAGGGCGGCGGCGGCTGGGACCACCCGGTCCACGTCCATTTCGAGGAAGGGATCATCCTCTCGCGCGGGGGCGATCCTCCCCCCGAATGGGAGAAGTGGGCCCGCAAGGACATGTACCGGATCGGCGACAACGACGACAGCCGTTCCCCCATCGTGATGGCGATCCGGTTCCGGGAGTTCGCCGGGACCTACGTGGAGCATTGCCACAACACCCAGCACGAGGACCGCGCCATGCTGCTGCGCTGGGATGTGGAACATCCGGGACAATACACGATGATGCCGACCCCCCTGCCCACCTGGGACGGGGTGGAATTCGTCGATTCCGCGCCATTCGAATACGAGTTCCAGCGCAGGTTCCAGAGAGGCGCCTTCGCGACCGTGCAGGCGTTCGGAGCCGTCGACAACCTGGTATGGTCGACCTCGGGGTTCGCCCCGGGAGCGTACGAAGTGAAAGTCGCCGTCCGGCCGGTGGGCCGCACCACGCTCCTGGGAATCGCCACGATACCGTACACGTTGGCGTCGGGGGCGGCGACGGGTGTGAATCTCACTCCATCTCCATCCGATCCGCAGGCTCCCGGGACGTCCGTGACCTGGACCGCATCCGCAAGCGGCGGTTCGGGGAGTTACGAATACGAGTTCTGGCTCCTGA is from Deltaproteobacteria bacterium and encodes:
- a CDS encoding cytochrome c, producing AACHTIGAKEGAKPGKQPIGPDLHGVTRKRDRAWLVRWLAEPDKMLAEKDPLASALLAEYGNVPMPNLRLGVDEIKALLTYIDEESMRQPLP
- a CDS encoding multicopper oxidase domain-containing protein, which gives rise to MERHAAPGRRIRKTIYYFTYYFIGAALCGFLNVSIAPATELDDFGPPPEGDPSAQTGPFIGLQFADNALRGVPPANEGALILQDNVQGTVESVGVNIVPPPRPRDGIFNIPTNSKPSPLFGAQSFTQQMLLFEEFGPEALNDNTPLQTGTFPMPVDNQSGPVGTALETFLAGAGIGPYPTRVSNTVDLNPWKTAIESFLGRPILAPPAEGRPPGEGWAHQRWNEFKPQSFFKTAQAGARTNGGFRDGKQRHQYSAGEFGPGGLYHTVYGTNDNAAILVGSTAGLEIRFHPNMPIQDPKALWTFDGTLPPKLLMARHGQPIMMRHYNALPIDPTANRGFGLHTITTHEHNGHSPAESDGYTNAFFFPGQFYDYRWPLQLAGYDSINTDATDPRAAFPCSPEETLFVNDSADNTVTPKTCVNGSIRIRGDWHETMSTHWFHDHMLDFTAQNVYKGNAVMMNYYSALDRGNETFSDGINLRLPSGTALPWGNRDYDVNLVIADKAWDQSGQLWFNIFNTDGFLGDHLFANWLYHPYFEVRARRYRFRILNGSVSRYLSIALVRQRNDTDGELPGPGGSGISYDRVPFHMIANDGNIMEHAVPFDGNMDLDGDGIGVPDDFKGILPTQGIAERYDIVVDFKRHGIQPGDRLYFVNVLEHRDGRGVSGKIPLGNILSGNYQARLRDNNNDGVPDEWEQGDPAVGKFLEFRVVAHSGGDPSMNPDDFIPGRQTMIPLLIHSEPDGKLPSALENVRHRTFEFGRSEGTDATPWTIKTDDGVPYPGAPSPLPPALGFHMDPRRVSAAPQLATGPTQGGFSGGVPWEVWTIKGGGGWDHPVHVHFEEGIILSRGGDPPPEWEKWARKDMYRIGDNDDSRSPIVMAIRFREFAGTYVEHCHNTQHEDRAMLLRWDVEHPGQYTMMPTPLPTWDGVEFVDSAPFEYEFQRRFQRGAFATVQAFGAVDNLVWSTSGFAPGAYEVKVAVRPVGRTTLLGIATIPYTLASGAATGVNLTPSPSDPQAPGTSVTWTASASGGSGSYEYEFWLL